From a single Oncorhynchus tshawytscha isolate Ot180627B unplaced genomic scaffold, Otsh_v2.0 Un_contig_3872_pilon_pilon, whole genome shotgun sequence genomic region:
- the LOC112242184 gene encoding zinc finger protein 345 has translation MSEPGSGCGVPAQRSSQQGPEMLSVMLDNCSQTGEFNVIVKEEGEEREINEREEEGREEDRNSVDSGEGPNPDPDNEPSSTASRLPGRGSYPCPQCEKSFSSSTNLKNHQRVHTGEKPFDCSTCGKSFSEKVNLKRHERVHSGEKPYHCTTCGKNFNHSGSLKQHLRIHTGEKPYHCSLCGKSFSRAGDLKTHQRSHSEEKPYHCSLCGKSFNQPGNLKSHQRIHIGEKPACALNLIVKEEEDEKEIDEKEKRGVEEENSCVIDLGTSRLPGRGSYPCPQCGKSFSSSGNLKNHDRVHTGEKPFHCATCGKSFSEKVNLTRHERVHSGEKPYHCTQCGKSFNHSGSLKEHQRVHTGEKPYHCSLCWKSFSQPGNLKKHQRIHTGEKPYHCSLCGKNFRFAGDLKNHQRSHSGEKPYQCSLCGKGFTQLRILKSHQRIHIGETPVCAFNVFLQEEESEREINVEEKRDVEEEEDNSGVVDPDISRLLGRGRYPCPQCEKSFRSSSNLKNHQRVHTGEKPFHCSQCGRGFSEKVNLKRHERVHSGEKPYHCTTCGKSFNHSGSLKEHQRIHTGEKPYHCSMCGNNFRFAGDLKNHQRSHSGEKPYHCTQCGERFTQLRSLKRHERISIGAKPACAFNVIVQEEEEGGEREVEGEESNLK, from the exons ATGTCTGAACCGGGTTCTGGTTGTGGTGTTCCAGCCCAGAGAAGCTCACAGCAGGGTCCAGAGATGCTGTCAGTGATGCTGGATAACTGCAGTCAAACAGGGGAATTCAATGTGATTGTCAAGGAGGAGGGCGAGGAGAGAGAAATCAATGAgcgggaggaggaagggagagaggaggacaggaactCTGTTGACTCAG GAGAGGGCCCCAACCCAGACCCAGACAACGAGCCCAGTTCCACAGCATCAAGACTACCTGGGCGTGGGAGTTACCCCTGTCCTCAATGTGAGAAGAGTTTCAGTTCCTCAACTAACCTAAAGAATCATCAAAgagtacacactggagagaaacctttcgACTGCTCAacatgtgggaagagtttcagtgAGAAAGTAAACCttaagagacatgagagagtacaTAGTGGAGAAAAGCCTTACCACTGTACCACATGTGGGAAGAACTTCAATCATTCAGGAAGCCTTAAGCAACACCTGCGAATACATACAGGGGAGAAACCTTACCACTGCTCTCTTTGCGGGAAGAGTTTCAGTCGGGCAGGAGACCTGAAGACTCACCAGAGATCCCACAGTgaagagaagccttaccactgctctctTTGTGGGAAGAGTTTCAATCAGCCAGGAAACCTAAAAAGTCATCAGCGAATACACATTGGAGAGAAGCCTGCCTGTGCTTTAAATTTGAttgtcaaagaggaggaggatgagaaggaaatcgatgagaaggaaaagagaggagtTGAGGAAGAAAATAGTTGTGTAATTGACCTAGGTACATCAAGACTTCCTGGTCGTGGGAGTTACCCCTGTCCtcaatgtggaaagagtttcaGTTCTTCAGGTAATCTAAAAAATCATGACAGAGTAcatactggagagaaacctttccACTGTGCCacatgtgggaagagtttcagtgAAAAAGTCAACCTCACGAGACACGAGAGGGTACAtagtggagagaagccttaccactgcacccaatgtgggaagagcttcaatcaTTCTGGAAGCCTTAAGGAACATCAAAGAGTACATACAGGGGAGAAGCCGTACCACTGCTCTCTTTGTTGGAAGAGTTTCAGTCAGCCAGGAAACCTTAAGAAACACCAGAGAATacatacaggggagaagccttaccactgctctctGTGCGGAAAGAATTTCCGTTTCGCAGGAGACCTAAAGAATCATCAGAGATCACAcagtggagagaagccttaccaatgCTCTCTGTGTGGGAAGGGATTCACTCAGCTAAGAATTCTTAAAAGTCATCAGAGGATACATATTGGAGAGACGCCTGTCTGTGCGTTCAATGTATTTctccaggaggaggagagtgagagggaaatcaatgtggaggaaaagagagatgttgaggaagaggaggacaataGTGGTGTAGTTGACCCAGATATATCAAGACTACTTGGTCGTGGTCGTTACCCCTGCCCTCAATGTGAGAAGAGTTTCCGTTCCTCAAGTAATCTAAAAAATCATCAAAGAGTACACACCGGAGAGAAACCTTTCCACTGCTCCCAATGTGGGAGGGGTTTCAGTGAGAAAGTAAACCTTAAGAGACACGAAAGAGTACAtagtggagagaagccttaccactgcaccacatgtgggaagagtttcaatCATTCAGGAAGCCTTAAAGAACATCAGAGAATTCATACAGGTGAGAAACCTTACCACTGCTCAATGTGCGGAAATAATTTCCGTTTTGCGGGAGACCTAAAGAATCATCAGAGATCACAcagtggagagaagccttaccactgcacTCAGTGTGGAGAGAGATTCACTCAGCTAAGAAGTCTAAAAAGGCATGAGCGAATATCCATTGGAGCAAAGCCTGCCTGTGCTTTCAATGTGATTgtccaagaggaggaggagggaggagagagagaagttgagggagaggagagtaacTTGAAATAA
- the LOC121838633 gene encoding zinc finger protein 2-like, with amino-acid sequence MSEPGSGCGVHAQRSSQQGPELLSVNLGYCSQTVELNVIVKEEGEEREINEREEDRASVDSGEIPNPDSVNEPSSTASRLPGCGSYPCPQCEKCFSRAGDLKTHQRSHSGEKPTCIFNVIVKEEDGDCTLNVIVKEEEDEKEKRGVEEEKETSGIVDPDTSRLRGRYPCPQCGKSFSSSGNLKNHQRVHNGEKPYHCSQCEKGFSRAGDLKTHQRSHSGEKPHHCSLCGKYFSRAGDLKTHQRSHSGEKSASTFNVIVKEEEDEKEIDETVKREVKEEQEPSGLVDPDTSRLSGRGRFPCHQCGKSFRSSGKLKNHQRVHTREKPFHCATCGKSFREKFNLTRHEKVHSGEKPYHCTQCGKSFNRSGSLKEHQRVHTGEKPYHCSLCQKSFSQPGNLKKHQRIHTGEKPYRCSLCGNSFCFAGNLKNHQRSHCGEKPYRCSQCGEGFPQLKSLKSHQKIHIGETSPSTFNVIVKEEDGDCTFNVIVKEEEDGKKIREVEEDNNNSGVVDPDTSRLPDRGRYPCPQCGKIFSSSSNLKNHQRVHTGEKPFLCSQCGRSFSEKVNLKRHERVHSGEKPYHCTTCGKSFNHSGSLRDHQRIHTGEKPYHCSLCGNNFRFAGDLKNHQRSHSGEKPYQCARCGEGFTQLRSLRSHERISIGGKPACAFNVIVQEEREVEGEESDVK; translated from the exons ATGTCTGAACCAGGTTCTGGTTGTGGTGTTCATGCCCAGAGAAGCTCACAGCAGGGTCCAGAGTTGCTGTCAGTGAACCTGGGGTACTGCAGTCAAACAGTGGAACTCAATGTGATTGTAAAGGAGGAGGGCGAGGAGAGAGAAATCAATGAGCGGGAGGAGGACAGGGCCTCTGTTGACTCAG GAGAGATCCCCAACCCAGACTCGGTCAACGAGCCCAGTTCCACAGCATCAAGACTGCCTGGTTGTGGGAGTTACCCCTGTCCTCAATGTGAGAAGTGTTTCAGTCGAGCAGGAGACCTGAAGACTCATCAGAGATCGCACAGTGGAGAGAAGCCTACCTGTATTTTCAATGTGATTGTCAAAGAGGAGGACGGTGACTGTACTCTCAATGTGAttgtcaaagaggaggaggatgagaaggaaaagagaggagtTGAGGAAGAGAAGGAAACTAGTGGTATAGTTGACCCAGATACATCAAGACTTCGTGGTCGTTACCCCTGTCCtcaatgtggaaagagtttcaGTTCCTCAGGTAATCTAAAGAATCATCAAAGAGTTCACAAtggagagaaaccttaccactgctcccaatgtGAAAAAGGTTTCAGTCGAGCAGGAGACCTGAAGACTCATCAGAGATCGCACAGTGGAGAGAAGCCTCACCACTGCTCTCTTTGTGGGAAGTATTTCAGTCGAGCAGGAGACCTGAAGACTCATCAGAGATCGCACAGTGGAGAGAAGTCTGCCAGTACTTTCAATGTGAttgtcaaagaggaggaggatgaaaagGAAATTGATGAGACGGTAAAGAGAGAAGTTAAGGAAGAGCAGGAACCTAGTGGTCTAGTTGACCCAGATACATCAAGACTATCTGGTCGTGGTCGATTCCCCTGtcatcagtgtgggaagagtttccgTTCCTCAGGTAAACTAAAGAATCATCAAAGAGTACACACTCGAGAGAAACCATTTCACTGTGCCACATGTGGGAAGAGTTTCCGTGAAAAATTCAACCTCACGAGACATGAGAAGGTACATAGTGGGGAGAAGCCATATCACTGCACCCAgtgtgggaaaagcttcaatcGTTCTGGAAGTCTTAAGGAACATCAAAGAGTacatacaggggagaagccttaccactgctctctTTGTCAGAAGAGTTTTAGTCAGCCAGGAAACCTTAAGAAACATCAGAGAATacatacaggggagaagccttaccgtTGCTCTCTGTGTGGAAATAGTTTTTGTTTTGCTGGAAACCTGAAGAATCATCAGAGATCACActgtggagagaagccttaccgcTGCTCTCAGTGTGGGGAGGGATTCCCTCAACTAAAAAGTCTTAAAAGTCATCAGAAAATACATATTGGAGAGACGTCTCCCTCTACTTTCAATGTGATTGTCAAAGAGGAGGATGGTGACTGTACTTTCAATGTGATTGtcaaagaagaggaggatgggaaGAAAATTAGAGAAGTTGAAgaggacaacaacaacagtggTGTAGTTGACCCAGATACATCAAGATTGCCTGATCGGGGTCGTTACCCCTGTCCTCAATGTGGAAAGATTTTCAGTTCCTCAAGTAATCTTAAGAATCATCAAAgagtacacactggagagaaacctttccTCTGCTCCCAATGTGGGAGGAGTTTCAGTGAGAAAGTAAACCTTAAGAGACACGAAAGAGTACAtagtggagagaagccttaccactgcaccacatgtgggaagagcttcaatcaTTCAGGAAGTCTTAGAGATCATCAGAGAATTCATACAGGGGAGAAACCTTACCACTGCTCACTTTGCGGAAATAATTTTCGCTTTGCAGGAGACCTAAAGAATCATCAGAGATCACAcagtggagagaagccttaccaatgTGCTCGGTGTGGAGAGGGATTCACTCAGCTAAGAAGTCTAAGAAGTCATGAGAGAATATCCATTGGAGGGAAGCCTGCCTGTGCTTTCAATGTGATTGTCCAAGAAGAGAGAGaagttgagggagaggagagtgatgtgaaataa